The following are encoded in a window of Alosa sapidissima isolate fAloSap1 chromosome 10, fAloSap1.pri, whole genome shotgun sequence genomic DNA:
- the ube3d gene encoding E3 ubiquitin-protein ligase E3D isoform X2, translated as MEESGKQHEIFVELRQRLESGLLILRKDIAQCPTEIKVDSSNSSLLIQTPRGLRCAELPPGVRVVQGSCQPTPTGDRGEGLHFRLRLSVDQPAEAQGSVIERLQVQQPYGFYCQACRSRILEQRVFRRVLPLPSGNWNALVGEWCCHPDPFANRKLHPRAEDCLTGDTHFLLVRDSSCNQTLIVESKQDPASDHTAANHRQDSEEPRPAQRAPPRVSCKNCSATLGEALTRDVLKFYITEVVETESEDCETDRTGRRLEFVEKTVSARLVELSSAQSTFRFSIQAPSGTAAILLWVLNTDTLVASFPEIPVSGDDTLIFPGDSCHPSEDRSRCAVGAIKVLYLPCGPSMHQDTVSAWEKDISVHALTLPQTTCQEVLQLLRASTSSLPPSLRCMNSYQVAFMRR; from the exons ATGGAAGAAAGTGGGAAACAGCATGAAATATTTGTTGAATTGAGACAGCGTTTGGAAAGCGGTCTCTTGATTTTACG GAAGGACATCGCTCAGTGCCCCACCGAGATAAAGGTTGACAGCAGCAACTCTTCCCTCCTCATCCAAACCCCCCGAGGCCTGCGGTGTGCCGAGCTGCCACCAGGGGTCCGTGTGGTGCAGGGCTCCTGCCAGCCCACCCCCACTGGCGATAGAGGAGAGGGACTCCACTTCAGACTGCGCCTCAGTGTAGACCAGCCGGCAG agGCTCAGGGGAGTGTTATTGAACGGCTACAGGTCCAGCAGCCGTATGGCTTCTACTGCCAGGCCTGCAGGAGTCGCATCCTGGAACAGAG GGTGTTCCGGCGGGTTCTCCCTCTGCCCAGCGGGAACTGGAACGCGTTGGTGGGCGAGTGGTGCTGCCACCCGGATCCCTTCGCCAACAGGAAGCTCCACCCGCGGGCGGAGGACTGCCTGACGGGGGACACCCACTTCCTGTTGGTGAGGGACAGCAGCTGCAACCAGACGCTCATAGTGGAGTCCAAGCAAGACCCCGCCTCTGACCACACAGCTGCCAATCACAGACAAGACTCTGAAGAG CCCAGGCCAGCCCAACGTGCCCCCCCACGGGTCTCCTGTAAAAACTGTTCGGCCACGCTAGGAGAGGCCCTCACTAGAG ATGTGTTGAAGTTCTACATAACGGAGGTTGTGGAGACTGAAAGTGAGGACTGTGAAACAGACAGGACCGGGAGGAG attAGAGTTTGTGGAGAAGACTGTGTCCGCCAGGCTGGTTGAACTGTCGTCAGCTCAGAGCACCTTCCGCTTCTCCATTCAAGCACCCAGTGGCACAGCGGCTATCTTG CTCTGGGTCCTGAACACCGACACCCTGGTTGCCTCATTTCCCGAGATTCCGGTATCCGGCGACGACACTCTCATCTTTCCTGGCGACAGTTGCCATCCCAGTGAGGATCGATCACGCTGCGCCGTCGGCGCAATCAAAGTCCTCTATCTCCCCTGTGGTCCCAGCATGCACCAGGA TACTGTAAGTGCCTGGGAGAAGGACATCAGTGTCCACGCACTGACCCTCCCTCAGACCACCTGCCAGGAAGTGCTTCAGCTGCTGAGAGCGTCCACTTCCTCTCTGCCTCCATCACTGCGCTGCATGAACTcctaccag GTGGCCTTTATGAGAAGATAA
- the ube3d gene encoding E3 ubiquitin-protein ligase E3D isoform X1, with protein sequence MKTGFQRGVRKQTSHWKYCLKSHDVRLVAAAYWKDIAQCPTEIKVDSSNSSLLIQTPRGLRCAELPPGVRVVQGSCQPTPTGDRGEGLHFRLRLSVDQPAEAQGSVIERLQVQQPYGFYCQACRSRILEQRVFRRVLPLPSGNWNALVGEWCCHPDPFANRKLHPRAEDCLTGDTHFLLVRDSSCNQTLIVESKQDPASDHTAANHRQDSEEPRPAQRAPPRVSCKNCSATLGEALTRDVLKFYITEVVETESEDCETDRTGRRLEFVEKTVSARLVELSSAQSTFRFSIQAPSGTAAILLWVLNTDTLVASFPEIPVSGDDTLIFPGDSCHPSEDRSRCAVGAIKVLYLPCGPSMHQDTVSAWEKDISVHALTLPQTTCQEVLQLLRASTSSLPPSLRCMNSYQVAFMRR encoded by the exons ATGAAAACCGGTTTCCAAAGAGGTGTACGAAAGCAAACTTCACATTGGAAGTATTGCTTAAAATCGCATGATGTGCGCTTGGTAGCAGCAGCATACTG GAAGGACATCGCTCAGTGCCCCACCGAGATAAAGGTTGACAGCAGCAACTCTTCCCTCCTCATCCAAACCCCCCGAGGCCTGCGGTGTGCCGAGCTGCCACCAGGGGTCCGTGTGGTGCAGGGCTCCTGCCAGCCCACCCCCACTGGCGATAGAGGAGAGGGACTCCACTTCAGACTGCGCCTCAGTGTAGACCAGCCGGCAG agGCTCAGGGGAGTGTTATTGAACGGCTACAGGTCCAGCAGCCGTATGGCTTCTACTGCCAGGCCTGCAGGAGTCGCATCCTGGAACAGAG GGTGTTCCGGCGGGTTCTCCCTCTGCCCAGCGGGAACTGGAACGCGTTGGTGGGCGAGTGGTGCTGCCACCCGGATCCCTTCGCCAACAGGAAGCTCCACCCGCGGGCGGAGGACTGCCTGACGGGGGACACCCACTTCCTGTTGGTGAGGGACAGCAGCTGCAACCAGACGCTCATAGTGGAGTCCAAGCAAGACCCCGCCTCTGACCACACAGCTGCCAATCACAGACAAGACTCTGAAGAG CCCAGGCCAGCCCAACGTGCCCCCCCACGGGTCTCCTGTAAAAACTGTTCGGCCACGCTAGGAGAGGCCCTCACTAGAG ATGTGTTGAAGTTCTACATAACGGAGGTTGTGGAGACTGAAAGTGAGGACTGTGAAACAGACAGGACCGGGAGGAG attAGAGTTTGTGGAGAAGACTGTGTCCGCCAGGCTGGTTGAACTGTCGTCAGCTCAGAGCACCTTCCGCTTCTCCATTCAAGCACCCAGTGGCACAGCGGCTATCTTG CTCTGGGTCCTGAACACCGACACCCTGGTTGCCTCATTTCCCGAGATTCCGGTATCCGGCGACGACACTCTCATCTTTCCTGGCGACAGTTGCCATCCCAGTGAGGATCGATCACGCTGCGCCGTCGGCGCAATCAAAGTCCTCTATCTCCCCTGTGGTCCCAGCATGCACCAGGA TACTGTAAGTGCCTGGGAGAAGGACATCAGTGTCCACGCACTGACCCTCCCTCAGACCACCTGCCAGGAAGTGCTTCAGCTGCTGAGAGCGTCCACTTCCTCTCTGCCTCCATCACTGCGCTGCATGAACTcctaccag GTGGCCTTTATGAGAAGATAA